One segment of Methylotuvimicrobium sp. KM2 DNA contains the following:
- a CDS encoding OmpA family protein, with protein sequence MNRKLVYLSLAILAPALTACTPPAKDIPALKSEMDAAVAGNFGQALYHWEAAEERFEEANHILGHWQNDHYWNIDQRQKAMNAARDAASHRLESEKAMCDWLTEVHSDNHDKAGKVQRAGAFFSTGSATPYNTNHHDINLIGQYLQTHPSATADVVAYTDTVGSAASNKRLAERRAAAVANMLRQAGASPNQLRISAVGEADGPNNSPNQKHRVVKISTVHAEYVDCPKLK encoded by the coding sequence ATGAACAGAAAACTTGTATACCTGTCGCTTGCTATATTGGCTCCGGCATTAACGGCTTGTACCCCCCCCGCAAAAGACATTCCCGCTTTAAAATCGGAAATGGACGCAGCGGTAGCCGGAAACTTCGGGCAAGCGCTGTACCATTGGGAAGCCGCGGAAGAAAGATTCGAAGAGGCCAATCACATACTGGGTCATTGGCAAAACGACCATTATTGGAATATCGATCAGCGGCAAAAAGCGATGAACGCGGCTCGCGATGCGGCCAGTCATCGTCTGGAATCGGAAAAAGCCATGTGCGATTGGCTGACCGAAGTTCATAGCGATAATCACGATAAGGCGGGTAAAGTCCAAAGAGCCGGCGCATTTTTTAGCACCGGTAGCGCAACGCCTTACAATACCAATCATCATGATATCAATTTGATCGGTCAATATCTGCAAACTCACCCGAGTGCAACTGCAGATGTTGTGGCTTACACCGATACAGTCGGCAGCGCGGCTAGCAACAAAAGGCTGGCGGAACGCCGGGCGGCAGCTGTCGCAAATATGCTGAGACAAGCAGGCGCGAGCCCGAATCAATTGCGGATATCGGCGGTTGGCGAAGCGGATGGACCTAACAACAGTCCTAATCAGAAACACCGCGTCGTCAAAATCAGCACAGTACATGCTGAATATGTCGATTGCCCTAAACTGAAATAA
- a CDS encoding exosortase system-associated protein, TIGR04073 family, whose protein sequence is MNKNKLITAGLLVGTLVTASPGYADDHDEGYLSGFTKKVSQGFFNTTTGFIEIPKNIVNISSDSNIFVGMSWGLLRGVGHGVSRTVIGVAELITSPIPTKDYITPPYVWDRFSEDTRYFGAHYPGFWTTYGPLDDGE, encoded by the coding sequence ATGAATAAAAATAAATTAATCACCGCCGGCCTGTTAGTCGGCACACTCGTAACAGCAAGTCCGGGATATGCCGATGATCATGATGAAGGCTATTTGTCCGGTTTTACTAAGAAGGTGAGTCAGGGGTTCTTTAACACGACGACCGGATTCATTGAAATACCAAAAAATATCGTCAATATCAGCAGCGATTCAAATATTTTTGTCGGCATGAGTTGGGGGCTATTGCGTGGCGTTGGACACGGTGTGAGTCGAACCGTCATTGGTGTAGCAGAATTGATTACCTCGCCGATTCCTACAAAAGACTATATCACTCCACCTTATGTGTGGGACCGCTTCAGTGAAGATACACGTTATTTCGGCGCCCATTATCCGGGGTTTTGGACGACTTACGGTCCATTGGATGACGGCGAATAA
- the nadB gene encoding L-aspartate oxidase translates to MNQFETYDVLIVGSGAAGLSLALKLADRVRVAVLSKCVIFEGSTYYAQGGISAVLDAQDSLESHIADTLDAGAGLCDPDIVELTVKHGKESIDWLRNQGVVFTEEQTETGETQLHLNREGGHSHRRIVHTADATGKAVSEILIERARAHPNIKIYEHHNVIDLILSKETSDRVTGAYVLDIHSHRVKSIAARAVALATGGASKVYLYSTNPQIATGDGIALAWRAGCRVANMEFMQFHPTCLYHPHGHSFLISEAVRGEGGRLILPDGTAFMHRYDPREELAPRDIVARAIDHEMKKRGIDCVYLDISHKPEAFVREHFPNIYERCLKLDIDITKQPIPVVPAAHYTCGGILTDRNARTDLSNLYAVGEVACTGLHGANRMASNSLLECLVFAERACRDILQILPDIPEPSEVPEWDESKVSDSDEEVVVSHNWSELRHFMWDYVGIVRTDKRLSRAMRRIELLKSEIAEYYSHFRVTSDLLELRNLVIVAELIVRCAQLRKESRGLHYTLDYPEIDKSKPAVNTVLTPLKKI, encoded by the coding sequence GAAACTTATGATGTTCTTATCGTCGGCAGTGGCGCGGCTGGTTTGAGCTTGGCTCTCAAGCTTGCGGATCGAGTCCGTGTTGCCGTCTTGTCAAAATGCGTGATTTTCGAAGGCAGTACTTATTATGCGCAAGGCGGAATATCCGCGGTTTTGGATGCACAAGATTCGCTCGAATCGCATATTGCCGATACGCTGGATGCCGGCGCCGGATTGTGTGATCCCGATATAGTCGAATTGACGGTCAAGCATGGCAAAGAGTCGATCGATTGGCTTAGGAATCAAGGAGTTGTATTCACAGAAGAGCAAACCGAAACCGGCGAAACGCAATTGCATCTGAATCGCGAAGGCGGTCATTCGCACCGCCGCATTGTGCATACGGCCGACGCCACCGGTAAGGCCGTTTCGGAAATATTAATCGAAAGGGCCAGGGCACATCCTAACATTAAGATATACGAGCATCATAATGTCATCGATTTAATTTTAAGCAAAGAAACCAGTGACAGGGTCACGGGGGCTTATGTGCTCGATATCCACTCGCACCGTGTTAAGTCTATCGCGGCTAGAGCAGTCGCGCTTGCGACAGGCGGCGCCAGTAAAGTGTATTTGTACAGCACTAATCCCCAAATTGCGACCGGCGATGGTATCGCTTTGGCTTGGCGTGCCGGTTGTCGAGTTGCCAATATGGAATTCATGCAGTTTCATCCCACTTGTCTTTATCATCCGCATGGGCATTCGTTTTTGATTAGCGAGGCGGTTCGGGGAGAGGGGGGGCGTCTTATTTTGCCGGACGGGACTGCATTCATGCATCGCTATGATCCTCGCGAGGAACTGGCTCCGCGCGATATCGTTGCCAGAGCTATCGATCATGAAATGAAAAAACGCGGGATCGATTGCGTTTATCTGGATATCAGCCATAAACCGGAAGCCTTTGTGCGAGAGCATTTTCCGAACATTTATGAGCGTTGTTTAAAACTGGATATCGATATTACTAAACAACCTATCCCGGTTGTACCGGCCGCTCATTACACTTGCGGCGGTATTTTAACCGATCGCAATGCCCGGACCGATTTGTCGAATCTCTATGCGGTCGGCGAAGTTGCCTGTACCGGTTTGCATGGCGCGAACCGCATGGCCAGCAACTCGCTGCTCGAATGTTTGGTTTTCGCTGAGCGGGCTTGCCGGGATATTCTTCAAATACTGCCCGATATACCGGAGCCTTCCGAGGTTCCCGAATGGGATGAGTCGAAGGTCAGCGATTCCGACGAAGAGGTGGTCGTTTCTCACAATTGGAGCGAGCTCAGGCATTTTATGTGGGATTATGTCGGTATTGTTCGAACCGATAAACGCTTGAGCCGCGCGATGCGCCGAATCGAATTACTGAAAAGCGAAATCGCTGAATATTACAGCCACTTTAGAGTGACCAGCGATTTATTGGAGCTTCGTAATTTGGTGATAGTTGCCGAATTGATCGTGCGTTGTGCGCAGCTACGTAAGGAAAGCAGAGGCTTGCATTACACGCTCGATTATCCGGAAATCGATAAAAGTAAACCGGCTGTCAATACGGTTTTAACACCTTTAAAGAAAATTTGA